DNA sequence from the Cohnella herbarum genome:
GGCAAATGCTTGGGCAACTTAAGACGATCATCACGGAGATCAAGGACAATACCCGCCTTACGGATACTCATGTGAAGGAATTGCAAGAAGCGATCGGTCAGGCGACGGGACAGATCGAGCAGATGACGAACGAGTCGGAGGCGATAACGTCGGGGACGCAAAGGCAAGCGAACTCGGCAGACAGACTGCACCATGACGTCGAGGAAATGTCGCATGCGGCCGATCGTATGAGCGAGGAAGCTAACGCCGCGAGAGAGCGGGCTTGGCATATGAACAATGCCGCGAAGCAAAGCGAGGAAGTGTTCCGCTCATTAGTCGGAGGCATGCATCAGTTGACGGAGTTAAACCGGGATGCGATGGACGTCGTAGCTACGCTTAGCGGATATGCGAATGAAATCGGCGCGATCTCTAACGTCGTTGGCGACATAGCCGACCAAACGCATTTGCTCGCCTTGAATGCTTCCATCGAAGCGGCAAGAGCCGGCGAAGAGGGCAGAGGATTCGATGTGGTCGCCCAATCGGTTAAATCGCTTGCGGATGAAAGCGCCGTCTCGGTTAAGAATATCCGTAAGCTCATCCAGCAAATCCAGAGCGAAGTGACGCGGGCGGTCGGACATATCCGCGCGCAGCACGAAGTGTCGGAGCGGGAAGCGAGAAGAGGGGAAGAGTTCGCGACCGCATTCCATGAGGTTAACGAACAGGCGCAGCATGTGGTCGGAATCGTGGAAACGATGGCCGGCGATCTTATCGTGCAAGCGCGACAGGCTACCGATCAATTAAACGAAGCGAGACTTGTCGCCGAAGTGGCGGAGCAAATTCGTTTAGGCGCGCAGCAAGTGTTCTCGGCATCGGAGGAGCAGACGGCGGTTATGGAAGAAATATCCGCTTCTACGGATTCACTACGCGCCAAATCGAAGGATTTGCGAAGCAAAGCGGAATTTTTTAGATACTAAATAGGTTCTAGCGCGGAAAGCGGGTGCGGAAGAGATGAAGTCGATGAACAACGCAATGAATGATACGGCTACCGAATATCGAACGCCGGATGGGGCGCCAACGGATATCGTTATTTTTACGATTACTTCGAGGGAGCGCTTATCCAGGAAGAAATCGCTCCCTATTAGAGAGTTGAAGGTATTGCTGATCGAACGGGGAAAATGGCCCTTCGCCAATCAGTGGGCATTGCCCGGAGGATTCGCCACCGAGACGGAAACGATTCATGAATGCGCCAAACGCGAGCTGAGGGAAGAAACGGGAGTAGAGGGAATTCATATTGAGTACTTCAACGTATACAGCTCGATGGGCAGGGATCCGAGAGGGTGGATGATCTCCCATGCGTTCTTCGCGTTGGTGAACGAAGCCTATCTCTCGAATCGCAAAGCCGCGGACGATGCGGCAGGCGTGAAGCTGGTTCCTGTCTCCGAGGCATTGGAGATGCCGCTAGCCTTCGATCATAATCGGATTATACGGGATGCCCTGGAGCACATTCGGCTAAAAATGTTAACGACTACGATCGCCAAGCAGTTCCTGCCGAAGGAATTTACGATGAGCGAGCTGTATCAAGTAATCGAGACGGTCGTTCCGGATTTCGTCGAAAAAAATTTCATTCGAAAAATCACTTCTACGCAAAGCCGTAAGGGTATACTGGAAGTTGTAAAGGACGCTTACGGTAACTCCAAAGGATCGAATCGCTATTCCCAACGATCCGCGCAGCTTTACCGTTTTACGGAATACCAGCCTCAGCTGTCCATTTACAGCTAGGCTTTATTTTTTAACCATTGATCCTGTCAAAATCATATCATCAACTCAGATGAAAATAAGGAGAGGGCCGCAAATGAAAGCATTGATCGTGATCGATTACACCGTCGATTTCGTTGTCGGGAAGCTGCCTGTCGGTAAGCCTGGGGTTGAGATCGAGACTCGGATCCTCGAGATTGTCGAACAATTCGCCAATAATGGAGACGACATCGTAATGGCGGTAGATCTCCACGAGGAAGGAGACGCTTATCATCCCGAGACGAAGCTGTTTCCTCCCCACAACATTCGGGGAACGGAGGGCAGGAAGCTCTACGGCAAGCTAGAAGATTGGTATGCCGCTAATGAGCGGCTTGTTTACTGGATGGATAAGAAACGGTATAGCGCTTTCTGCGGAACCGATCTGAAACAGAGGCTTCGCGAGCGAAATATCGTTGAAATTCACCTTGTCGGCGTCTGCACAGATATTTGCGTGTTGCACACTGCCGTGGATGGCTACAATAAGGGGTTCCGCATGATCATCCACGAAGACGCGGTAGCTAGCTTCAATCCGTTAGGGCACGAGTGGGCGATCGGACATTTCGAGAAGGTGCTTGGCGCTCGGATTGCAAACAAGGGGAGAGGCACCGATGAATGACGCGAACCTAACGCTACATACGGATAAATATCAGATCAACATGATGTACGCGCACTGGAAAAGGGGCTCGATGAACGAGAAGGCCGTGTTCGAAGCGTATTTTCGCAAGCTGCCTTTCGGCAATGGGTTTGCCGTATTCGCGGGGTTGGAGAGGATAGTCGCGTACATTCGATCGCTTGCGTTCAACGACGAGGAAATCGAATATCTCCGTATGCAAGAAGAAAAATACGATGAAGATTTCCTCTTGGAGCTGAGGAAGTTCAAATTTACGGGCAACCTGTTCGCGATGAGGGAAGGTACGCTCGTCTTTCCGAACGAACCGCTCGTTCGGGTGGAAGCGCGCGTGTTCGAAGCGCAGCTTATCGAGACGGCGATGCTGAACTTCATGAACTATCAGACGCTGATCGCGACTAAGGCGGCTCGGATTAAACAAGTCGCGACGAATGAACGCCTGCTTGAATTCGGGACGCGTCGCGCGCAGGAGGCGGATGCGGCGGTCTGGGGAGCTAGGGCGACTTATATCGCCGGGTTTCATGCGACGTCCAACATGCGCGCGGGCATGCTATTCGGCATCCCGAGTTCGGGCACGCATGCGCATTCCTGGGTTCAAGGTCACGATAGCGAAGAGGAGGCGTTCAAGGAATACGCCGAAGCCTTGCCGGATCATGTGACACTGCTCGTAGATACGTACGATACTTTAAGGAGCGGCGTTCCTAACGCGATCAAGATCGCAAAGGAGCTGGAGCAGCGAGGCAAACGTCTGAAAGGAATCCGGCTCGACAGCGGCGACTTGGCTTATTTGTCTAAGCGGGCGAGGAGCATGCTGGATGAAGCGGGATTCACCGATGCGCTAATCGTGGCTTCCAACGATCTTGACGAAGACATCATCGCCGAGCTTAAGGCGCAGGGCGCGAGAATCGACGTCTGGGGCGTCGGAACGCAATTAATTACGGCTTTCGATCAGCCTTCCTTAGGGGGCGTATATAAACTCGTCGCAAGAGAGAAGAACGGCATCTTGGAGCCGGTCATCAAGATTTCGGGCAATCCGGAGAAAATATCGAATCCAGGCGTGAAGGAAGTCTATCGTGTCGTGAACCGACAGACTGGAATGGCGGTTGCGGACTATATGTGTTTACCCGAGGAAGAGGAAGAAATTCGCAAGGGGCAACCGATCAAGCTAAGCGATCCGCTTCATCCTCACCGGTCTATACTTGTTGAAAATTATGAAGCGATTGCACTATTGCAACCTATTTTCGATAAGGGAGAGTTAGTCTACGAGTTGCCTAAGTTGGATGAAGCGCGAAGCTTTCATCAGGACCAACTCGGCCATTTCTGGCCCGAGCATCTCCGCAAGTTGAATCCGGAAATGTATCGCGTCTATTTCAGCCGTTCGATATTGGAATTAAAGACAGAGCTGTTGAACAAGTATCAAGGTTAGTTACCGCAAGACATAAATGGGTACAAGTTATGCTTGACACTGACACGGTTAGTAGCCTATCCTTTCCTTCTACATCTTGAGGGTAACAGGGGAGAGAAATTCGTGTCATCGAAGACGTCGCTTACGCTGTTGTTGGTTAATATTTTTCTGGCCATGCTTGGCATCGGCCTTATTATTCCGGTTTTGCCCGAGTTTCTGAAAGAATTCGACGCCGGCGGACAAGCCGCCGGTTACTTGGTTTCGGCTTTCGGTTTGACGCAATTCATGTTCTCGCCGATCGCGGGCGAGTGGTCGGACAAATACGGCCGCAAACCGATGATCGTTATCGGACTTAGTTTGTTCGCGCTGTCTAATCTCTTGGCGGCTGTAGCAGGCGATTTGACGATACTTTTCGTGTCAAGGTTAATCGGAGGAATCGGCTCCGCGGCTTTGATTCCTTCCATTATGGCTTATTTGGCCGATATTACGACGGACGAGCAAAGAGGCAGAGGTATGACGCTGTTAGGCGCAGCCATGTCTTCCGGATTCATCATCGGTCCGGGAGTCGGAGGGTTACTTGCCGAATTCGGGATACGGGCGCCGTTCTTCGCCTCTGCGGGAATCGGTCTAGTCGCGATGTTATGCAGTTTGGTTCTGTTACCGGAATCTTTATCCCCGGAACAAAGGCTGAGGCGCCGACAATCCAAGGATAAAAGAGAAAGCGTGTTTCGGCAACTGGCGTTGTCGTTTAAATCCAAATATTTTATTCTTTTGTTTATCGTTTTTGCTCTAACGTTCGGCCTTACGCATTTCGAAGCGATATTTCCGCTATTCGTCGTGCAACGATATGGATTTACTACTCGGGATATCGCCATTCTGATCATGGTTTGCTCTCTGCTGGGCACCGTTAATCAACTGGTGTTATCGGGCTGGCTAACTAGGCGCTTCGGGGAAAAGGCGATCGTGGATTACACGCTTCTGTTGTCGGCGGTCGCGCTCGTGCTTATGCTTTTGTCGGGAAATTTCTTCTACGTGTTGATCATTATGATGCTCTTCTTTACATTCAACAACATAATGCGTCCTACGTTAAACACCTTGTTATCGAAACAAGCCGGCGAGGATCAAGGATTCGTAGCGGGGATGAATAACGCCTACATGAGCCTCGGCAATATTTTCGGACCGGCGCTTGCGGGAATTTTATTTGACGTTCATATGAATTTGCCGTACTTGTTCGGAGCATTCGTACTGTTCGTCAGCTTCTTAATCGCGTTTAAGTATATTAGGAAATAGAAGGAAAGTTGCGATGGGCTAGCGCGGAATGATAGACTAATGGGATAGCCACAGCATTGAAAAACATCAAGTGAAAGCAGGCTGACCCTTGAGCATGATTAGAGTGGTAACCGATTCTACCGTCGATCTATCCGATGATATTTTACAGGAGTACGGCGTTGAAGTCGTCCCGTTATCCTTATGCATTGATAATGAAACGTTTCTCGATCGCGTGGATATTCAACCGACGGAATTTATCGAGAAAATGCAGAAGTCCAAGGAGCTTCCCAAGAGCTCCCAGCCTCCGGCAGGCGCTTTCCTTGAAGTATACGATCGACTGGGCGGCGATGGTAGCCAAGTTCTTTCAATTCATATGACCGGTGAAATGAGCGGGACCGTGCGATCAGCGGAGATGGGCGCGGAAATGTCCGAATCTAACGTAACCGTGGTGGATTCCCGATATATTACGAAAGCACTCGGATTTCAAGTGTTGGAAGCCGCAACTATGGCGAAGCAAGGCCGAAGCATGGCTGAAATCCTCGAAAGACTCGAACAGATTCGTCTTCAAACCCGGTTGTTCGTGGTCGTCGATACGCTGGACAATCTGGTTAAAGGCGGCCGAATCGGCAAAGGCAAAGCTTGGATCGGTTCCTTGCTGAAGATTAAGATCATCGCCACGTTAGACGGGGGAGAGTATACGCCTGTCGCGAAAGTCCGGAGCAAAGCGCATGTGATCGATTATTTGGCGAAGCAATTTGCGGAGGACGTGAAAGGCAAAGCGATCAAAGGAGTCGGGCTTGTGCATGCGGCTGGTTACGAACTGGCATCGAAGCTGAAAGACTCCATCGTCGCCATGACGGGATTCGATAAGATCAGTATCGAAGACACGACGCCGATCATTAGTACGCATACCGGCGTCGGGGCGATCGGATTTACTTATTATTTTGAGTAGGACAACCTATTGATTCAGCATGCGTTTATCGAAATCAAGCTAATCTATGATCGCCTTAGGGCGGACGGGGTTGGCTTTTTTAATGGAAAAAAAGGGGGAATCCGGACGGTTGTCGAATAGGAGATAGCGGAAAGTAATGGAAGGAGCTATAAATGTGGGGAAACTGAAATTTTCGTTAAGTTTTATTATGCTATGGATCGCTCTATGCCCGACGCTAATCGTCAATGCGGCACAGCCGGAAGCGAAAGAGTCAGTTGGGCTTGCCGAATTGGAACCGATAGTTCTGCCGAAGCCGCCTTTCCAGTATTACGTGAGCAAGTTCGCGGACGCCGGCCCTAAGTCAAAGAAAACCGTGAAATTATCGTTGACCAAGAAATCCGTTAAGAACCTCCCGTTCGACCAGAGTTTCGAGGATTACGCCTTGTTCGCGGACAAGGAATACACCGTTCCGAATTCCTATAGGTCCATTGCCGGGAATTTGCCGGAAGGAACTCCAACCGAATATCGAGGAGAGATGCTCGTTAGGGCGATAAAGGGGAAAAACGGCGTTTTTCTCATCTACGGACGCGATTTCGGCGAAAACCGTTACCTGGTCGCTATGGACAAGTCGATGACGAAGGTTTTGTATGCTTACGATTTTATCAATTACGCTTATGCACCCAAATACTTGAAGGCCGATTACGATTATATTTATGAGCAAATCCAGTGGGCTTACGAAGAGGATGGCATTCTTTACGTTTCGAATAGCCATCGGACATATGCCAAGAGTTCCAAGGGGATGAATGGATACGTTACGGCGATCCGTCTATCCGACAATAAAACGTTATGGAGATCCGCATCGCTAGTCGGCAATGCCCGTAGCTTCGAAGTCGTTGGGGATGTCATCTTGTCCGGCTACGGTTTTACGGCGGAGAAGGATTATCTCTACCAGATCGATAAGCGAACCGGCAAAACGCTCGACAGAGTCGCGTTAAAAGACGGTCCCGACTATATCGGCAAACAAGGAAACGAAATTGTCGTCTACGGATACTCGGTCGTGACCCGATTTCAGTTAAAGTAATTCTCATGCCCATGAAAAACCTCCATCGCCGCTTAACGTGCGGAGTTGGAGGTTTTATACGATTGCTGATTGTTAAATGATAGTATCCGAAAGCTGAATTCCCGCGTATTTGTTGACGAGTTGCACCCTGTTTTTAATGTCCATCTTCTTGAAGATGTTTGAAAGATGTTTTTTGATCGTAGCTTCACTTACGAAGAGGAAACCTGCGATTTCAATATTGGAATATCCTCGGATTAACAGTTCGATGATCTCCTTCTCGCGATCCGTCAGATGCGTTGGGTGCTGATCCTTTTGTTCGATTTCTTCTAGCAAACCGAGCGAAGCGATCATCGTATTCAGAAAGGGATGAAGTTTATCTCCGCGCGTGTCGGCAACGAAGACGGGGGTGGGCGTATGTTCGTCGTAGTCGTAGTGGACAACGCCGGATTCTTCGCATCCTAAGCTCGAGATGATGGCTTGAGACAAAGGGTGAGGCGGAGGCGAAGCAACGATATAACCGGGAGATAACATATGGGTAATGAAGGTGATCCCGGATGATTGCAACATTGTAGGGTCGGCGAAATCGTAGGTGTCGAGCGTTTTGATAAAATACCCCGCTCTGGACGATCTAGGCACCTTTAACTCGTTTTGCTTAGATTCGGGCAGATGGTTGAAGTAGTTCGATGAAAGCGGTTTGGCTTTCAAGTAGTCCAGCGTATATTCGTTAATGGGGATAATGACCGATAAACCGCAAATCGTGCCATGTGTATTACGGGTTAGCGTAACGAAACTTGGGTCGAGCTCGGTGAGCTCGTCCAGATCGACATGTTTTAATCCATAGAGGCTGTCCCGGACCGTAATACTGAACTCGACTTCTTCGTTCGTCGCTTTGTCCACGTACCGGACTTGTGTTTCCTTGGCGGTAGCATGGCGCTGCGCGATGTATCGTTCGGCTTCGGCACGATTCGACGCCGATAGAGGCTCTATCGAGTAGGTGATCGAAGTCTGGAAAAAGAACG
Encoded proteins:
- a CDS encoding methyl-accepting chemotaxis protein translates to MHSKFGIVKKMVIGITVASSVTYGTSAFFLLVLKDMFTGIPGWLFVLLTLLIGVFWTGLFGYFAARWLLKPLLALTAAAQEAATGNLGVKVATSRSNDELQTLGEAFGQMLGQLKTIITEIKDNTRLTDTHVKELQEAIGQATGQIEQMTNESEAITSGTQRQANSADRLHHDVEEMSHAADRMSEEANAARERAWHMNNAAKQSEEVFRSLVGGMHQLTELNRDAMDVVATLSGYANEIGAISNVVGDIADQTHLLALNASIEAARAGEEGRGFDVVAQSVKSLADESAVSVKNIRKLIQQIQSEVTRAVGHIRAQHEVSEREARRGEEFATAFHEVNEQAQHVVGIVETMAGDLIVQARQATDQLNEARLVAEVAEQIRLGAQQVFSASEEQTAVMEEISASTDSLRAKSKDLRSKAEFFRY
- a CDS encoding NUDIX domain-containing protein, translating into MNNAMNDTATEYRTPDGAPTDIVIFTITSRERLSRKKSLPIRELKVLLIERGKWPFANQWALPGGFATETETIHECAKRELREETGVEGIHIEYFNVYSSMGRDPRGWMISHAFFALVNEAYLSNRKAADDAAGVKLVPVSEALEMPLAFDHNRIIRDALEHIRLKMLTTTIAKQFLPKEFTMSELYQVIETVVPDFVEKNFIRKITSTQSRKGILEVVKDAYGNSKGSNRYSQRSAQLYRFTEYQPQLSIYS
- a CDS encoding cysteine hydrolase family protein: MKALIVIDYTVDFVVGKLPVGKPGVEIETRILEIVEQFANNGDDIVMAVDLHEEGDAYHPETKLFPPHNIRGTEGRKLYGKLEDWYAANERLVYWMDKKRYSAFCGTDLKQRLRERNIVEIHLVGVCTDICVLHTAVDGYNKGFRMIIHEDAVASFNPLGHEWAIGHFEKVLGARIANKGRGTDE
- a CDS encoding nicotinate phosphoribosyltransferase; protein product: MNDANLTLHTDKYQINMMYAHWKRGSMNEKAVFEAYFRKLPFGNGFAVFAGLERIVAYIRSLAFNDEEIEYLRMQEEKYDEDFLLELRKFKFTGNLFAMREGTLVFPNEPLVRVEARVFEAQLIETAMLNFMNYQTLIATKAARIKQVATNERLLEFGTRRAQEADAAVWGARATYIAGFHATSNMRAGMLFGIPSSGTHAHSWVQGHDSEEEAFKEYAEALPDHVTLLVDTYDTLRSGVPNAIKIAKELEQRGKRLKGIRLDSGDLAYLSKRARSMLDEAGFTDALIVASNDLDEDIIAELKAQGARIDVWGVGTQLITAFDQPSLGGVYKLVAREKNGILEPVIKISGNPEKISNPGVKEVYRVVNRQTGMAVADYMCLPEEEEEIRKGQPIKLSDPLHPHRSILVENYEAIALLQPIFDKGELVYELPKLDEARSFHQDQLGHFWPEHLRKLNPEMYRVYFSRSILELKTELLNKYQG
- a CDS encoding MFS transporter, whose amino-acid sequence is MSSKTSLTLLLVNIFLAMLGIGLIIPVLPEFLKEFDAGGQAAGYLVSAFGLTQFMFSPIAGEWSDKYGRKPMIVIGLSLFALSNLLAAVAGDLTILFVSRLIGGIGSAALIPSIMAYLADITTDEQRGRGMTLLGAAMSSGFIIGPGVGGLLAEFGIRAPFFASAGIGLVAMLCSLVLLPESLSPEQRLRRRQSKDKRESVFRQLALSFKSKYFILLFIVFALTFGLTHFEAIFPLFVVQRYGFTTRDIAILIMVCSLLGTVNQLVLSGWLTRRFGEKAIVDYTLLLSAVALVLMLLSGNFFYVLIIMMLFFTFNNIMRPTLNTLLSKQAGEDQGFVAGMNNAYMSLGNIFGPALAGILFDVHMNLPYLFGAFVLFVSFLIAFKYIRK
- a CDS encoding DegV family protein, which gives rise to MSMIRVVTDSTVDLSDDILQEYGVEVVPLSLCIDNETFLDRVDIQPTEFIEKMQKSKELPKSSQPPAGAFLEVYDRLGGDGSQVLSIHMTGEMSGTVRSAEMGAEMSESNVTVVDSRYITKALGFQVLEAATMAKQGRSMAEILERLEQIRLQTRLFVVVDTLDNLVKGGRIGKGKAWIGSLLKIKIIATLDGGEYTPVAKVRSKAHVIDYLAKQFAEDVKGKAIKGVGLVHAAGYELASKLKDSIVAMTGFDKISIEDTTPIISTHTGVGAIGFTYYFE